In Camelus ferus isolate YT-003-E chromosome 10, BCGSAC_Cfer_1.0, whole genome shotgun sequence, the following proteins share a genomic window:
- the LOC102518476 gene encoding 60S ribosomal protein L29: MCFAKKHKRGLKKMQADNAKATSARAEAVKALGKPKEVKPKIPQGSSHELSRPACIAHPMHGLLTPSLGNVLVPASPRGSGSAGQRPSPRLNQGRSCSYDSGSKRRPGLHKGSRVEAFIY, translated from the coding sequence ATGTGCTTTGCCAAGAAGCACAAGAGGGGCCTGAAGAAGATGCAGGCCGACAACGCCAAGGCCACGAGTGCACGTGCCGAGGCTGTCAAGGCTCTCGGAAAGCCCAAGGAGGTCAAGCCCAAGATCCCACAGGGCAGCAGCCACGAGCTCAGTCGACCTGCCTGCATTGCTCACCCCATGCATGGACTGCTCACCCCAAGCTTGGGAAATGTGCTCGTGCCCGCATCACCAAGGGGTTCAGGCTCTGCCGGCCAAAGGCCAAGTCCAAGGCTCAACCAAGGTCGCAGCTGCAGCTACGACTCAGGCTCCAAAAGGCGCCCAGGCCTCCACAAAGGCTCCAGAGTAGAGGCCTTCATCTACTGA